In Methylovirgula sp., a single genomic region encodes these proteins:
- the gatA gene encoding Asp-tRNA(Asn)/Glu-tRNA(Gln) amidotransferase subunit GatA — MTDLTELSLAAARDALVKKEVSAVELTKAQIAAMEQGRALNCFIVETPEKALAMAAQSDARLATGEARPLEGIPLGIKDLYCTEGVQTTASSHILEGFVPTYESTVSANLWRDGALMIGKLNLDEFAMGSSNETSYFGPVVSPWRRPGSNVKIVPGGSSGGSAAAVAARLCYGATATDTGGSIRQPAAFTGTVGIKPTYGRCSRWGIVAFASSLDQAGPIARNVRDAAILLRSMAGYDPKDSTSVNQPVPNYETAIGTSIAGKVIGIPKEYRLDGMPAEIAKLWDDGVAWLKDAGAKIVEISLPHTRYALPAYYIVAPAEASSNLARYDGVRYGLRVPGKDITDLYENTRAAGFGKEVRRRIMIGTYVLSAGYYDAYYVRAQKIRTLIKRDFETAFAAGVDAILTPATPSAAFGQGEKGSGDPVEMYLNDVFTVTVNMAGLPGIAVPAGLSSEGLPLALQLIGRAFDEETLFSVAAAIEQAAPKIDLPPKWWA; from the coding sequence CAATTGTTTCATCGTTGAGACGCCGGAGAAGGCGCTTGCGATGGCTGCCCAATCGGACGCGCGGCTTGCAACGGGCGAGGCGCGGCCGCTCGAAGGCATCCCGCTCGGCATCAAGGACCTTTATTGCACCGAAGGCGTGCAGACGACGGCATCGAGCCATATCCTCGAAGGCTTCGTGCCGACCTATGAATCGACCGTCTCGGCCAATCTCTGGCGTGATGGTGCTTTGATGATCGGCAAGCTCAATCTCGATGAGTTCGCGATGGGCTCGTCGAATGAGACATCTTATTTCGGTCCGGTCGTTTCGCCGTGGCGGCGCCCCGGTTCGAACGTCAAGATCGTGCCCGGCGGTTCGTCGGGTGGTTCGGCGGCGGCGGTCGCGGCGCGTCTTTGTTATGGCGCGACAGCAACCGACACCGGCGGCTCGATCCGCCAGCCTGCTGCGTTTACCGGCACTGTCGGCATCAAGCCGACCTATGGCCGCTGTTCGCGGTGGGGCATCGTGGCGTTCGCGTCATCTCTCGATCAGGCTGGTCCGATTGCGCGCAATGTCCGCGATGCGGCGATCCTGTTGCGTTCGATGGCGGGCTATGATCCGAAGGATTCGACGTCCGTCAATCAGCCAGTGCCGAATTACGAAACCGCGATTGGCACGTCGATCGCGGGCAAGGTGATCGGCATTCCGAAGGAATATCGGCTCGATGGCATGCCGGCGGAGATCGCCAAGCTGTGGGACGATGGCGTCGCGTGGCTGAAGGATGCCGGCGCCAAGATTGTCGAGATTTCGCTGCCGCACACGCGCTATGCGCTACCCGCCTATTATATTGTGGCGCCGGCCGAGGCCTCGTCCAATCTCGCCCGCTATGACGGCGTGCGCTATGGGCTCCGCGTGCCCGGCAAGGATATTACCGATCTCTACGAAAACACGCGCGCCGCCGGCTTCGGCAAGGAAGTGCGCCGGCGCATCATGATCGGCACCTACGTCCTCTCAGCCGGCTATTACGATGCTTATTATGTGCGGGCGCAGAAAATCCGTACCCTCATCAAGCGTGATTTCGAAACCGCTTTCGCTGCGGGCGTCGATGCGATCCTGACGCCGGCGACGCCATCGGCCGCCTTTGGCCAGGGCGAGAAGGGTAGCGGCGATCCGGTCGAAATGTATTTGAACGACGTCTTCACCGTGACGGTGAACATGGCCGGTTTGCCCGGCATCGCGGTGCCCGCCGGGCTTTCGTCGGAAGGCCTGCCGCTCGCACTGCAATTGATCGGCCGTGCCTTTGACGAGGAAACATTGTTCTCCGTCGCCGCAGCCATCGAGCAAGCCGCGCCGAAGATCGATCTGCCGCCGAAATGGTGGGCGTGA
- a CDS encoding IS110 family transposase: MEYYAGIDVSLEQSSVCIVDEKGQIIREAKVSSEPAALAALFAGLAFPVIRIGLEAGPLSQWLHAGLTDAGYEVVLLETRHVKAALSAMTVKTDRKDARGIAQLLRMGWFRSVHRKSLPAQETRVLLTARKLLLGKMIDIEVAIRGLLRGFGLKVGLASRLGFAGRVHELIAGQAMLESVIEPLLRCREALRTEFAKLHRQLLAIVRQDGICRRLMTAPGVGPVVALTFTSAIDDPARFKSSRAVGAHFGLTPRKYQSGETDVSGGITKAGDAMVRATLYEAALVLLFKARPSSLKAWGMMVARRRGAKRALVAVARKLATVLHRMWVDGSEFHWNREEGAASA; this comes from the coding sequence ATGGAGTATTATGCCGGGATCGACGTTTCGTTGGAACAGAGCAGCGTGTGTATTGTGGACGAGAAAGGCCAGATCATCCGGGAGGCGAAGGTCTCGAGCGAGCCGGCTGCGCTGGCGGCGCTGTTTGCAGGCTTGGCTTTTCCTGTAATCCGGATCGGGCTTGAGGCGGGTCCGCTGTCGCAGTGGCTGCACGCGGGGTTGACGGATGCCGGTTACGAAGTGGTCTTGCTGGAAACCCGGCACGTCAAGGCGGCCCTTTCGGCAATGACGGTGAAGACCGACCGGAAGGATGCCCGCGGCATTGCCCAGCTGCTGCGCATGGGCTGGTTTCGTTCAGTGCATCGCAAGTCGCTGCCGGCGCAGGAAACGCGGGTCCTGCTAACGGCGCGCAAGCTGCTGCTCGGCAAGATGATCGACATTGAGGTCGCGATCCGCGGCCTGTTGCGGGGCTTCGGTTTGAAGGTTGGTCTGGCGAGCAGGTTGGGATTCGCCGGCCGAGTGCATGAGCTGATCGCTGGCCAGGCGATGCTGGAAAGCGTCATTGAGCCACTGTTGCGGTGCCGGGAAGCGCTGCGGACGGAGTTCGCCAAGCTACACCGCCAACTGCTGGCGATCGTGCGGCAGGACGGGATATGTCGGCGGTTGATGACGGCACCGGGCGTTGGGCCGGTGGTGGCGCTGACCTTTACTTCGGCGATCGACGATCCTGCGCGGTTCAAATCATCGCGTGCCGTCGGCGCTCATTTCGGCCTGACGCCGCGGAAATACCAGTCGGGCGAGACGGACGTGAGCGGCGGTATCACCAAGGCTGGCGACGCTATGGTGCGTGCTACCCTTTATGAAGCCGCCCTGGTCCTGCTGTTCAAGGCGCGGCCATCGTCGCTGAAAGCCTGGGGGATGATGGTCGCCCGCCGGCGAGGCGCCAAGCGGGCGCTGGTGGCTGTGGCCCGCAAGCTGGCCACTGTCCTGCATCGCATGTGGGTCGATGGCAGCGAGTTCCACTGGAACCGGGAGGAAGGCGCCGCTTCGGCATGA
- the gatB gene encoding Asp-tRNA(Asn)/Glu-tRNA(Gln) amidotransferase subunit GatB, with product MNTHAAPSKLIKGATGDWEIVIGLEVHAQVVSKSKLFSGASTEFGGEPNSHVSLVDAAMPGMLPVINSECVAQAIRSGLGLKAKINLRSSFDRKNYFYPDLPQGYQISQYKSPIVGEGIVTVDVTPAERIEVGIERLHLEQDAGKSLHDQSPTDSFVDLNRSGVALMEIVSKPDMRSADEAKAYVTKLRTILRYLGTCDGNMEQGSLRADVNVSIRRPGEGLGTRCEIKNVNSIRFIGQAIEYEARRQIGILEDDGKIDQETRLFDPTKGETRSMRSKEEAHDYRYFPDPDLLPLEFDQTYVDDLAAHLPELPDAKRARFIADYGLPAYDATVLVADKETADYYEAAVAHGGAKRDAKVVANWVMGDVSAYANSVGLAVPQTHLTPAQIAGLVDLIADGTISGKIAKDVLLILIEDEKNGDPRGIVEARGMKQVTDLGAIEAAVDQIIAANPDKVAQALAKPSMLGWFVGQVMKQTGGKANPQAVNELLKTKLGI from the coding sequence ATGAACACGCATGCAGCCCCCTCGAAGCTTATCAAAGGCGCGACCGGCGATTGGGAAATCGTGATCGGCCTGGAGGTTCATGCCCAGGTCGTATCGAAGTCGAAGCTCTTTTCCGGCGCTTCGACGGAATTCGGCGGCGAGCCAAACAGCCATGTCTCGTTGGTCGATGCGGCCATGCCCGGCATGTTGCCGGTCATCAATTCGGAATGCGTTGCCCAGGCAATCCGCAGCGGTCTCGGCCTCAAGGCCAAGATCAACCTTCGCTCGAGCTTCGACCGGAAGAATTATTTCTATCCCGATCTGCCGCAGGGCTATCAGATCTCGCAGTACAAAAGCCCGATCGTTGGCGAGGGTATCGTGACGGTTGACGTCACGCCGGCTGAGCGGATCGAAGTCGGGATCGAGCGGCTACATCTCGAGCAGGACGCGGGCAAGTCGCTTCACGACCAATCGCCGACAGACTCCTTCGTCGATCTCAATCGCTCCGGCGTGGCGCTGATGGAGATCGTCTCAAAGCCGGATATGCGATCCGCCGATGAGGCGAAGGCCTATGTCACCAAGCTCAGAACTATCCTGCGCTATCTCGGCACCTGCGACGGCAATATGGAACAGGGATCGCTGCGCGCTGACGTCAATGTCTCCATCCGGCGCCCCGGCGAGGGTCTTGGCACACGCTGCGAGATCAAGAACGTCAATTCGATCCGCTTCATCGGCCAGGCGATCGAATATGAGGCGCGCCGGCAGATCGGTATTCTCGAAGACGACGGCAAGATCGATCAGGAAACGCGGCTCTTCGATCCCACCAAGGGCGAGACGCGCTCGATGCGCTCAAAGGAAGAGGCGCACGACTACCGCTATTTCCCCGACCCCGATCTTTTGCCGCTCGAATTCGATCAAACCTATGTCGACGATCTCGCGGCGCATCTGCCGGAGTTGCCAGATGCGAAGCGCGCGCGTTTCATTGCCGATTATGGTCTGCCGGCTTACGACGCGACTGTTCTCGTCGCCGATAAGGAGACGGCGGACTATTACGAGGCCGCCGTTGCGCATGGTGGCGCCAAGCGCGATGCGAAGGTCGTTGCCAATTGGGTCATGGGTGACGTTTCGGCTTACGCCAATTCGGTCGGCCTCGCGGTGCCGCAGACGCATCTGACACCCGCCCAGATCGCCGGGCTCGTTGATCTCATCGCCGACGGCACGATCTCCGGGAAGATCGCCAAAGACGTGCTGCTGATCCTGATCGAGGACGAGAAGAACGGCGATCCGCGCGGCATCGTCGAAGCGCGGGGCATGAAGCAGGTCACCGATCTCGGTGCCATCGAAGCGGCCGTCGATCAGATCATCGCCGCCAATCCCGACAAGGTCGCGCAAGCTCTGGCCAAGCCATCAATGCTCGGATGGTTCGTCGGACAGGTGATGAAACAAACCGGCGGTAAGGCCAATCCTCAGGCTGTTAACGAGCTTCTGAAGACCAAACTCGGCATCTGA
- a CDS encoding efflux RND transporter permease subunit: MWIVRLALDRPYTFIVLALLILILSPVVILGTPTDIFPNINIPAIAVVWTYTGLNPEEMEGRITGNFERVLTTTVDNIDRIESTTYNGLAVVKIYLQQGASLDTANAQVTAICQTTLRQLPTGSLPPLVLDFSASSVPILQLGLSGEGLSEQRLNDLALNFLRPQLVTVPGAVVPYPYGGKQSEVIINFDPRELQAKGLSPANVLAVVQQQYTVLPSGTAKISEFEYDVHINGTPMLADALNNIPIKTIGNATIYLRDVATVSMGFAPQTNVVRQNGQRGVLVSIVKAGNASTISVVNGIKDLLPRVAQTLPPQLKIQPLGDQSIFVKASVFGVIREAVIAAGLTAMMILLFLGSWRSTLIIAVSIPLSILTSVMVLSFIGQTINIMTLGGLALAVGILVDDATVTIENIERFMEEGHPQRDAILYGAAQIAVPALVSTLSICIVFVPMFLLHGVARYLFIPLAEAVVFAMIASYILSRTLVPTMAMYLLTTEKHANPGRRTRNPLKMFQQGFEARFERLRLGYRDLLTSFVHNRKTFIAVFLGCVFAVFLLAPWLGQDFFPNTDSGQFTLHMRAKTGTRIEDTARIADLVENRIRDIIPSHELVSILDNIGLPYSGINLTHTSTGVIGAADADIMVQLSEDHHPTDDYVQKIRLAVAKEFPSVIFYTLPADMITQILNFGLPAPIDVQITGSDIQKNRIVADRMLERIRAVGGIVDAHIQQEFDYPMFQISVDRTKAQQNGLTESDVASSVLETLSGSFQTAPLFFLNFKTGVNYNLAAMAPQYDIQSLQDLQNLPITGPGQRAPAILADVATITRSQEMAAVDHYNIRRVVDIYANVRGRDLGAVGTDLEKIVDQDRKLLPRGSFVELRGQLTTMRSSYTDLFEGLVFSILFVYLLIVVNFQSWSDAFIIITALPAALAGIVLFLFFTGTTLSVPALMGAIMCMGVATANSILVIAFAREKLAEHGDAIQAAIDAGFTRFRPVLMTALAMIIGMVPMALGLGEGGEQNAPLGRAVIGGLMLATVATLIFVPTVFALLHNRRGSSGPLRPEPPAEHAGHGSLVA; encoded by the coding sequence ATGTGGATCGTCCGCCTCGCGCTCGATCGGCCTTATACCTTCATCGTGCTGGCGCTGCTGATCCTCATTTTGAGCCCAGTGGTGATCCTCGGGACGCCGACGGACATTTTCCCGAACATCAATATTCCAGCCATCGCGGTGGTCTGGACCTATACGGGTCTCAACCCGGAGGAAATGGAAGGCCGGATTACCGGAAATTTTGAGCGTGTTCTCACCACCACGGTCGACAATATCGATCGTATCGAGTCGACGACTTATAACGGCCTGGCCGTGGTCAAAATCTATCTGCAGCAGGGCGCCAGCCTCGATACGGCCAATGCGCAGGTTACGGCTATTTGCCAGACAACTTTGCGGCAGTTGCCGACCGGCAGCCTGCCGCCGCTCGTCCTCGATTTCAGTGCTTCGAGCGTGCCAATTCTCCAGCTTGGCCTGTCGGGCGAAGGGTTGTCGGAGCAGAGGCTTAACGATCTTGCCTTGAACTTCCTCCGCCCTCAACTGGTCACGGTTCCGGGCGCTGTCGTTCCTTATCCTTATGGCGGCAAGCAGTCAGAGGTGATTATCAACTTCGATCCCCGGGAGCTTCAGGCCAAGGGGCTTTCGCCAGCTAATGTGCTGGCTGTCGTCCAGCAGCAATATACCGTGTTACCGTCAGGCACGGCGAAGATCTCCGAATTCGAATACGACGTGCATATCAACGGCACGCCCATGCTAGCGGACGCTCTTAATAACATCCCAATCAAGACGATCGGGAATGCGACAATCTATCTGCGGGATGTCGCGACCGTGAGCATGGGCTTCGCGCCGCAAACTAACGTCGTGCGCCAAAATGGCCAGCGCGGTGTGCTCGTGAGTATTGTCAAGGCTGGTAACGCTTCGACCATTAGCGTCGTCAACGGCATCAAAGATCTGCTGCCGCGGGTTGCCCAAACTCTGCCGCCGCAATTGAAAATTCAACCGCTGGGCGACCAATCGATTTTTGTGAAGGCGTCCGTTTTCGGGGTCATCCGTGAAGCGGTGATCGCCGCGGGTCTGACTGCGATGATGATTCTGCTGTTCCTGGGGAGCTGGCGCTCGACCCTGATCATCGCGGTTTCAATCCCGCTGTCGATCCTGACCTCGGTCATGGTGCTGAGCTTCATCGGCCAGACCATCAATATTATGACGCTCGGCGGGTTGGCCCTTGCAGTCGGTATTCTCGTCGACGACGCGACCGTGACGATCGAGAACATCGAGCGCTTCATGGAGGAGGGGCATCCGCAACGTGATGCCATTCTTTATGGCGCTGCCCAGATTGCCGTGCCGGCCCTCGTCTCGACCCTATCGATCTGTATCGTCTTCGTGCCGATGTTCCTGTTGCACGGCGTTGCGCGCTATCTGTTCATTCCATTGGCGGAAGCGGTCGTCTTCGCCATGATCGCGTCTTATATATTGTCGCGCACGCTCGTCCCGACGATGGCCATGTATCTCCTGACGACGGAGAAGCACGCTAATCCGGGGCGCCGGACACGCAATCCTCTGAAAATGTTCCAGCAAGGGTTCGAGGCGCGGTTCGAGCGGCTTCGGCTCGGCTATCGCGATCTTCTGACTTCGTTCGTGCATAACCGCAAAACCTTCATCGCCGTTTTTCTCGGCTGCGTGTTTGCGGTTTTCTTGCTGGCGCCTTGGCTCGGCCAGGATTTCTTCCCCAACACCGATAGCGGCCAGTTCACCTTGCATATGCGGGCGAAGACCGGCACCCGTATTGAGGATACCGCACGGATCGCCGATCTCGTTGAGAACCGGATTCGTGACATCATCCCGTCACATGAACTCGTCTCGATTCTTGACAATATCGGGCTGCCCTATAGCGGCATCAACCTCACCCACACCTCCACAGGTGTGATCGGGGCGGCTGATGCGGACATTATGGTCCAGCTCAGCGAGGACCATCATCCGACGGATGATTATGTTCAGAAGATCAGGCTGGCCGTGGCGAAAGAATTTCCCTCGGTCATCTTCTATACGTTGCCGGCCGACATGATTACGCAAATCCTCAATTTCGGCCTGCCGGCACCGATCGATGTCCAGATCACCGGGTCTGATATCCAGAAAAATCGCATCGTCGCCGACCGTATGCTTGAGCGTATCCGCGCCGTGGGCGGTATCGTCGATGCGCATATCCAGCAAGAATTCGATTATCCGATGTTCCAGATTTCGGTTGATCGCACAAAGGCTCAGCAAAACGGTCTCACCGAAAGCGACGTCGCGAGCAGTGTCCTCGAAACATTGAGCGGGAGCTTTCAGACCGCACCGCTGTTCTTTCTCAATTTCAAGACCGGTGTGAACTACAATCTTGCGGCGATGGCGCCCCAATATGACATTCAGTCTCTGCAGGATCTGCAAAATCTGCCGATCACGGGGCCAGGGCAGCGCGCGCCGGCGATCCTCGCGGACGTCGCAACCATTACGCGCTCACAGGAAATGGCGGCGGTCGATCATTATAATATTCGCCGTGTTGTCGATATTTACGCCAATGTCCGCGGCCGCGATCTGGGCGCCGTCGGAACTGACCTAGAGAAAATCGTCGATCAGGACAGGAAGCTTCTGCCGCGCGGCAGCTTCGTGGAGCTTCGCGGACAATTGACGACAATGCGCTCCTCTTACACGGACCTTTTCGAAGGCCTCGTATTCTCCATTTTGTTCGTTTACCTGCTGATCGTCGTCAACTTCCAGTCTTGGTCGGATGCCTTTATTATCATAACGGCGCTGCCGGCGGCGCTAGCCGGTATCGTTCTGTTCTTGTTCTTTACCGGGACAACGCTGTCGGTTCCGGCTCTGATGGGCGCCATCATGTGCATGGGCGTCGCCACGGCGAACTCCATTCTAGTTATCGCGTTTGCGCGTGAGAAGCTGGCGGAGCATGGCGATGCGATCCAGGCGGCGATCGATGCGGGCTTCACCCGGTTTCGGCCAGTCCTTATGACCGCTCTCGCCATGATCATCGGCATGGTGCCGATGGCTTTGGGGCTGGGCGAAGGTGGCGAACAAAATGCGCCCCTCGGCCGCGCGGTGATCGGCGGCCTGATGCTCGCGACCGTCGCGACGCTCATATTCGTACCGACTGTATTTGCATTGCTGCACAATCGCAGGGGGAGCTCGGGACCGTTGAGGCCCGAACCGCCGGCTGAACATGCAGGGCACGGGAGCTTAGTGGCCTAA
- a CDS encoding efflux RND transporter periplasmic adaptor subunit, translated as MLEKTENLNHTTPLQAAPEVDTAQKRGSGGRTFLLLAVLLLLLGGIYYGIHSRTSAESALAQETITSSVPNVHIVLPQQNAPSEGLVLPGQTTAFTDTPIYARSNGYLKKWYVDIGAQVKKGELLAEVETPELDAQLRQARSDLVTAQANAKLAAITANRTQDLLKSQSVSTQERDNAAGALAADQAIVSSRQAEVGRLEELQGYEKIYAPFDGVITARNTDIGDLITPGPGTRNSELFREQATNVLRIYVAVPEVYTPQIHVGEKPKITLDEYPNQAFQGTLVRTDKSINQQSRTLLVEVDVDNSEGKLLPGAYTFVHFDLLAHPESVTIPSNTLLFRSEGLRVGVVRDDKVQLVPIKIGRDYGDRVEVLSGLTDKDHVIINPSDSLISGITVHAITDRKPSGAS; from the coding sequence ATGCTCGAGAAAACCGAAAATTTGAATCACACCACCCCTCTCCAGGCGGCGCCGGAGGTAGATACCGCGCAGAAGCGCGGATCGGGAGGGCGGACGTTCCTGCTTCTCGCGGTGCTGCTTTTACTGCTCGGCGGCATTTATTACGGCATCCATTCGCGGACTTCGGCAGAGTCCGCGCTGGCACAGGAAACGATCACGTCTTCGGTTCCCAATGTCCATATCGTTCTGCCGCAGCAGAATGCGCCGAGCGAGGGCCTGGTTCTGCCCGGCCAAACCACGGCCTTCACGGATACGCCGATCTACGCGCGCTCCAACGGCTATCTAAAAAAATGGTACGTCGATATCGGTGCGCAGGTGAAAAAGGGCGAATTGCTCGCCGAAGTCGAGACGCCGGAGCTCGACGCGCAATTGCGCCAGGCCCGTTCCGATCTTGTCACTGCGCAAGCCAATGCAAAGCTGGCAGCCATTACAGCGAATCGCACCCAGGATTTGCTGAAGTCGCAATCGGTTTCGACGCAGGAGCGGGACAATGCCGCTGGCGCCTTGGCTGCGGATCAGGCGATCGTTTCTTCGCGACAGGCTGAGGTCGGTCGCCTTGAAGAGTTGCAGGGCTACGAAAAAATTTATGCGCCCTTCGACGGTGTGATCACTGCCCGCAACACTGACATCGGCGATCTCATCACCCCGGGGCCGGGGACGCGCAACAGCGAATTGTTCCGTGAGCAGGCGACCAACGTCCTGCGAATCTATGTTGCCGTCCCCGAGGTTTATACCCCCCAAATTCATGTGGGTGAAAAGCCGAAGATCACGCTCGACGAATACCCGAACCAAGCCTTTCAAGGTACGCTGGTACGTACCGACAAGTCCATCAATCAGCAATCCCGCACGTTGCTCGTTGAGGTCGATGTCGACAATTCTGAAGGCAAGCTTTTACCCGGGGCTTACACGTTCGTGCATTTTGATCTGCTCGCCCATCCGGAAAGCGTGACCATACCGTCCAACACATTGTTGTTCCGCAGCGAAGGTCTGCGTGTTGGCGTTGTGCGCGACGACAAGGTGCAATTGGTGCCGATCAAGATCGGTCGTGACTACGGCGACCGGGTCGAGGTACTTTCGGGCCTCACGGATAAAGACCACGTTATCATCAATCCATCGGATTCGCTGATCAGTGGTATCACCGTGCATGCCATAACCGATCGCAAGCCGTCTGGAGCGTCTTAA
- a CDS encoding efflux transporter outer membrane subunit: MRHAWGGVAAFGFMLGGCMVGPDYVTPAVPITPKFKEAARPVDDKTAGVWVRATPGDAFERGKWWEVFGDAELDRLEEQLGDANQSLKEAEARFAQSRALIRFARASEFPSVSAGLSAASIRDSANQPYFQTKNPPPLGDFEMPVDLNYEVDFWGKVRRTTEAAREESQATAADLSTASLSLHSELALDYIDLRAQDAQQRLLDETVKSFAHALQLTENRHVGGLAPESDVEQAETQLATTKVQDTDIGVARAQFEHAIAVLIGEPPAALHIPPAAFGQLRPHAVPPILPSGLLQRRPDIAAAERRVSEANQRIGIADAAFYPDVNLAALAGFQGTTPANWFGWPSLLWSVGTTLSQPIFDGGAIRAQSDSARAAYAENVADYRQTTLSAFQDVEDNLSSLRILGREARQQREAVVAANKSLNTFTTLYIGGEVAYLQVITAQQAALSNQVNEVDIQQRRLEANVRLFKALGGGWDKDQLPVLASSGLPRGAFVPIGQQ, from the coding sequence ATGCGTCACGCCTGGGGGGGAGTTGCGGCGTTCGGGTTCATGCTGGGCGGATGTATGGTGGGGCCGGATTATGTGACGCCGGCAGTTCCGATCACGCCAAAGTTCAAAGAGGCTGCACGGCCTGTCGATGACAAGACAGCGGGCGTCTGGGTGCGCGCCACGCCGGGCGACGCGTTTGAACGCGGTAAATGGTGGGAAGTCTTCGGCGATGCGGAACTCGACCGGCTCGAAGAGCAATTGGGCGACGCCAACCAAAGCCTGAAGGAAGCCGAAGCCCGCTTCGCCCAATCACGGGCTCTGATCCGGTTTGCGCGTGCGTCCGAATTCCCCAGCGTTAGCGCCGGGCTCAGCGCAGCGTCGATCCGTGATTCAGCCAACCAGCCGTATTTCCAGACCAAAAATCCGCCGCCGCTCGGCGATTTCGAAATGCCGGTCGATCTCAATTACGAAGTCGATTTCTGGGGCAAGGTGCGCCGGACAACCGAGGCGGCGCGCGAGGAATCGCAGGCGACGGCCGCCGACCTCTCAACCGCGAGCCTCAGCCTTCATTCCGAACTCGCACTCGATTACATCGATTTGCGCGCTCAAGATGCCCAACAACGTCTCCTCGACGAGACGGTAAAGTCCTTTGCGCACGCCCTGCAACTGACGGAGAACCGCCACGTCGGCGGCCTTGCGCCGGAATCCGATGTCGAGCAGGCGGAAACGCAGCTCGCCACGACCAAGGTGCAGGATACCGACATCGGCGTGGCGCGGGCACAATTCGAACATGCGATCGCGGTGCTGATCGGCGAACCGCCGGCGGCGTTGCACATTCCGCCGGCGGCATTTGGTCAGCTCAGGCCACATGCGGTGCCGCCGATATTGCCGTCGGGGCTTTTGCAGCGCCGTCCCGATATTGCCGCGGCCGAACGGCGCGTGAGCGAAGCCAATCAGCGGATCGGCATCGCCGACGCCGCCTTTTATCCGGACGTCAACCTAGCTGCGCTCGCGGGTTTCCAGGGAACCACACCGGCGAATTGGTTCGGCTGGCCGAGTTTGCTCTGGTCGGTTGGCACGACGCTTTCGCAGCCCATCTTCGACGGCGGCGCCATCCGTGCGCAGTCTGATTCCGCCCGCGCCGCCTATGCCGAGAACGTCGCCGACTACAGGCAGACGACACTTTCGGCCTTCCAGGACGTCGAGGACAATCTTTCATCGCTGCGGATTTTGGGCCGCGAGGCCAGACAGCAGCGCGAAGCCGTCGTTGCGGCGAACAAGTCGCTGAACACGTTCACCACGCTCTATATCGGCGGTGAAGTGGCTTATCTGCAGGTCATCACGGCGCAGCAGGCCGCGCTCTCCAACCAAGTCAATGAGGTCGATATTCAGCAGCGTCGTCTTGAGGCGAATGTTCGGCTGTTCAAAGCCCTTGGTGGCGGCTGGGACAAAGATCAGCTTCCCGTTCTTGCCTCGAGCGGCCTGCCGCGCGGCGCCTTCGTTCCGATCGGTCAGCAATAG
- a CDS encoding cupin domain-containing protein: protein MRSAAEIIEALRLTPHPEGGYFRETFRDGRVIGGRTASTAIYYLLAAGQRSHWHRVDAAEIWHWYAGAPLLLSIKTAEKLATHSLGPDLFAGEEPQAIVPAHAWQSAEPAGAWALVGCTVAPGFEFSQFELAAPDWRP from the coding sequence ATGCGATCGGCCGCCGAAATCATAGAGGCGCTGCGGCTGACGCCGCATCCCGAGGGCGGTTATTTCCGCGAGACATTTCGCGACGGCCGGGTGATCGGCGGCCGTACGGCCTCGACCGCGATTTATTATTTGCTGGCGGCCGGGCAGCGCTCGCATTGGCATCGCGTCGATGCCGCCGAAATCTGGCATTGGTATGCCGGTGCGCCTCTGCTTCTATCGATCAAGACGGCGGAAAAGCTCGCCACTCATAGTCTCGGCCCCGACCTCTTTGCCGGCGAAGAGCCGCAGGCCATCGTGCCGGCGCATGCCTGGCAGAGCGCCGAGCCGGCAGGCGCATGGGCGCTCGTTGGCTGCACAGTTGCGCCGGGGTTCGAATTCAGCCAATTCGAGTTGGCCGCGCCGGATTGGCGTCCCTAA
- a CDS encoding DUF2721 domain-containing protein has product MQPQSLDDIVHVIQVALTPVFLLSGVASLLAVFATRLGRVADKVDALSDALDSASQAEREQIIARLGYLRRRSHALDAAVVLGALAGVSTSGAALMLFVGTLRNGTGSTLMFLAFGAALVLTIGALTAFLTEMLMASRGIRAIVAAEKAQQDGPELDPEPEVAAHGASAAPNLPDSPGSDAPVD; this is encoded by the coding sequence ATGCAGCCCCAGTCGCTCGACGACATTGTTCACGTCATCCAGGTCGCACTTACACCGGTCTTTCTTTTGTCGGGGGTCGCGTCGCTTCTCGCGGTCTTCGCGACGAGGCTTGGCCGCGTGGCCGATAAGGTCGATGCTCTGTCGGACGCTTTGGACTCCGCTTCGCAGGCCGAACGCGAGCAAATCATTGCGCGGCTTGGCTATCTCCGCCGTCGATCCCATGCACTCGATGCCGCTGTGGTCCTTGGTGCGCTCGCCGGCGTTTCGACGAGCGGCGCCGCACTCATGCTTTTTGTAGGGACTTTGCGAAACGGAACCGGTTCGACCCTGATGTTTCTGGCGTTCGGTGCCGCGCTTGTTCTCACGATAGGTGCTTTGACGGCCTTCCTCACCGAAATGCTGATGGCGAGCCGGGGCATCCGCGCGATCGTTGCCGCAGAAAAAGCCCAGCAGGACGGACCTGAACTGGATCCGGAGCCGGAGGTGGCCGCGCACGGCGCGAGCGCCGCGCCAAACCTTCCGGACAGCCCGGGCTCGGACGCGCCGGTCGATTAA